In Candidatus Electrothrix scaldis, the genomic window CATCTCCATGCAACGCAATGCATACGGCCAGGAGAACAACTCTGCCCTGGAACTCATGGGCGAGTCTCTGGAACTGGTCTCTGTACACATTGATATGGTTCCGTTGACAAAGGATGAATACAGCTATGATGGCAACATTCTTCGGATCCCAGAAGTACCGAATCAGTTCACTCTGGCAGTTGAGACGATCATCAACCCACAGGAAAACACGGCCCTGGAAGGATTATACCTTTCCTCAGGAAACTACTGCACCCAGTGTGAGGCAGAGGGCTTCCGTCGTATTACCTGTTATCCCGACCGACCGGATGTCCTGGCGGTCTTCACTACCATTATCATCGGTCCCAAAGACAGCTGCCCGGTCCTGCTGGCCAACGGCAACCGAACAGCCCAGGGAGAACTTCTTGATGGTCGCCATTTTGCCACCTGGCACGACCCCTTTCCCAAACCCAGCTATCTCTTTGCCCTGGTTGCGGGCGACCTCACCTGCATTGAGGACACCTTCACCACCATGTCTGGCCGCGACATTGCCCTCCATATTTATGTGGAGCACCGCAATAAGGAAAAATGCGGCCATGCTATGGAATCGCTCAAGCATTCCATGCGCTGGGACGAGCAGACCTTTGGCCGGGAGTATGACCTCGACACCTATATGATCGTTGCTGTGGATGATTTCAATATGGGGGCCATGGAAAATAAGGGGCTGAACATCTTCAACTCCAAATACGTCCTGGCCCGCCCGGAAACAGCAACGGATGCGGATTACGAGGGAATCGAGGGCGTTATCGGTCATGAGTATTTCCATAACTGGTCCGGTAACCGGGTGACCTGCCGGGACTGGTTTCAGCTCAGCCTCAAGGAAGGCCTGACGGTTTTCCGGGATCAGGAGTTTTCAGCGGACATGGGTTCCAGGGCCGTGAAACGGATTCATGATGCAGACATCATGCGTTCTTTTCAGTTTCGTGAGGACGGCGGTCCTATGGCCCATCCGGTCCGTCCTGACTCTTACATGGAAATCAATAATTTTTACACCCTGACAGTGTATAATAAGGGGGCAGAAGTCATTCGCATGCTCCACACCTTACTGGGTCGAGAGGGCTTCCGCAAGGGCATGGACCTCTATTTTGAACGCCATGACGGCCAGGCTGTGACCTGTGATGATTTTATCCAGTCCCTCCAGGATGCCCAGCTGGCAGAAAATCAACTGGATTTCGAGCAGTTCAAGCTATGGTACAGTCAGGCAGGAACACCGACCGTCACAATTTCTCAAAATTATGATTCTGCAAACCAGGAATACACCCTGACTGCCCAACAGAGCTGCCCGGATACGCCGGATCATAACGGCAAGAACAAGCGCCCCTTCCTCCTGCCGCTCTGCATCGGTCTCCTGGATAGCAAAGGGCAGGACATGGAACTGCATCTGCACGATGAGGGAAAGAGCAACGGAAGCAATGGCACCTTGATCCTGCACCGGGAGGAGCAGCAATTCCGTTTCACCGGGATGCAGGAAAAACCCGTGCTTTCCCTGAATCGGAATTTTTCTGCGCCCATCAAGGTGGTTTCTGATCTCGGCGAAGAAGAACTGGCCTTTCTCATGGCCCATGACAGCGACCCATTCAACCGCTGGGATGCCGGGCAACAACTGGGCCTGCGCTACCTCCTGGCCGGGATTGAGGATTGGCAGCAAGGCAAGGAGCTGACCGTTCCAGCCATCTTTCATCAGGCCTTTGATCGTCTCCTCTGTGATGAAACAACCGACCCGGCCTTTCTGGCCTCTGCCCTGACGCTCCCTTCCGAGACCTGGATCAGCCAGCAGCTCAGCGTCATTGAACCGGAGGCGGTGCATGTCACCCGCCAAGCCTTCCGGCTGCAACTAAGCTGGCAGCATCGGGATACTCTCTATGAGAACTATTACACACTTGGAACAGAGGAGCCGTACCGCTACTCGGCAGAAGAGGCGGCCCGCCGGGCCCTGCGCAACTGTCATCTCGCCTACCTGCTGGCCCCGGAAACGGAAGAACCGATTTCCGAGGAATTACTGAAGATAGGCATGGAGCAATACCGGGAGGCTGATAACATGACCGATGCCCTGGCTGCGCTGCGGGCTGTCGTCAATGCGGATCGGGCAGCCGGAGACGAGTTGCTGGCAGATTTTTACAGCCGCTGGCAGAATGATCCTTTGGTGCTGGACAAATGGCTCACGCTTCAGGCCACCTGCTCCCTGCCCGGCACCCTGGAACGGGTTCAGGAGCTGATGGGGCATCCCGCTTTCAGCATGCGCAACCCCAATAAAGTCCGCGCCCTTGTCGGGGGCTTTTGCAGCAATCAGTATTCGTTCCACGCCAGGGATGGCAAGGGCTATGACTTCCTGGTTGCTTGCATCACCGAGCTGGACCCGATGAATCCCCAGGTTGCGGCCCGCATGGTTGCTCCCCTGAGCAGGTGGAAACAATATGATCAGGAGCGACAGGGACTCATGAAGGCGGCTCTGGAACGGATAGCGGCCCTGCCGGGTCTTTCGCGGGATGTGGGGGAGATTGTGGAGAAAAGTATGTAGAAGGCGCGCCTGCTGACGGACATGTAAAAGCTGCTGCGCAAGGTGTGAATGCTGCGTTGCAAGATATGAAAGGAGTTTTTACATGTCTGCATGCTGTGTTTAGATGTTGAGATGCTCTGTTCAAAGGTATGAACAGAGTATTTATACGTTGAAAAGCTTATCACAAACCTTTGAAAGCTTCCGACAAACGTCTCAACAGAGCTTGCAAAGATATAAAAGCTCTCAACACTCGTTGAAACAGAGGTCTTGGACGAATAAAACCTCCTTGCAAACATCTGTAAGCTCTTGCGGGATGTTGTGAAGCTTGTCCTGAACGTCCCAAAGGTTGTTTTGCATGTCTGAAAGCTGGTTGCGGATATGGAGGGGCGGTTCGCGAACCGCCCGTACCTCTGTCGGTACAGGCTAAAAGATCAGATTCTTCTTGCGGCGTTTCTTTTGCTGATACAGGATATTATGGCATCGAATGATTTAGAGGTTATTGAGGAAATAGAGAAGGCGTTGCGGGTGCGGCTGCGAAGGTACGAGCCAAAGTTCAAGCACGAAGATATAACACTCTGTCCTTACAACTATTGTTATGTTGTCAATGAGCAGGGGGAAGTGATAGCCTTACGATTGCGCAATGTCAATATTCACTTATTCCTGACTGATCATCCAGAATTAAAAGAATTCAATATTGAAGAGTTAATCAATAACCAGACCAGCGCCCCCTCTGTCCTTAAAGAACTGCAACCACCTCCACTACACAGGCTTAATTTACGTTATAAGCATTTTTTTCCCTTTCTCAAAAAATTGAGTCAGCTGCACACTCTTGATTTAAGTGGCAATAATATTGATGACATATCCTTCCTCAAAGACCTTGTCCAGCTGCACACCCTCAATTTATGCAATAATAATATTCGCGACATTTCTGCTCTCAAGAATCTCAAAAAACTACAATACATTAATCTATCAAGAAATAATATTGAGGACATTTCTGTCATCAGGAATTTTCTTTTTCTTAAAGAATTAAATGTGGAAAACAACAGTATTGCCAAACTCCAAAGTTGGATAATTGAGCTTCCCCCAAAACTTTTCTTTTTGGCTAAATACAGATTTATAACGCCAAAAGATAAAATCAATAAAATAAATGTTAGCGGAAATCCCTTGACCAGCCCCCCACCGGAAATCATCAAGCAGGGCTGCGAAGCCATCCGCGCCTATTTCCAATCCCTGGAAAAGGAAGAGACCGTTCGCTTGCACGAGGCCAAAATCCTCCTGGTCGGAGAAGGCATGGCAGGTAAAACCTCGCTCCTCAAACGCCTTCAGGGTCTGGACTTTGACAAAAAGGAATCCCAAACCCACGGCATCAACGTTCTCTCCCTTTCCAGCAACCAACTCCCCGGCTTCAACAACGACGATGAATGCCGCCTCCACTTCTGGGACTTCGGCGGCCAGGAGATCATGCACGCCTCCCACCGCTTCTTCATGAGCAACCGCTCCCTCTACATCCTGGTCCTGGACAGCCGCACCGACAGCAGGAAATTTCATTGGCTCCGCCATATCGAGAAGTACGGCGGCAAGTCGCCGCTCATCGTGACCATGAACAAGATCGACCTCAATCCCTCCTATAATATCGAACAGAAGAGCATCAATTCCCGCTTCCCTTGGATCAACAATCGCTTCTTCCGTATCTCCTGCAAAAATCAGGACGGCCTGCCGGAACTGGTGCGCAGCATTGCCACGGCTGTCCCGAATACCCCGCTCTTCGGCATGGAGATCAGCAAATCCTGGCTGGCCGTCAGAACCGAGCTGGAACAGGCCACCGGAGCGCAGAACTATATCAACCGGGATCAATTCCTCACCATCTGCGCAAAACACGGGGTGGATGACGAGATCAGCCGGATGACCCTGCTCAAGCTGCTCAACGATCTGGGCACGGTGCTCTTTTTCGAGAACCTGCCCCTGACCGATATCTATGTCCTTGATCCGCATTGGGTAACCGTG contains:
- the pepN gene encoding aminopeptidase N, whose translation is MRQDTTKYLKDYRPYPFTLSTVDLRFELDPTQTRVLTRISMQRNAYGQENNSALELMGESLELVSVHIDMVPLTKDEYSYDGNILRIPEVPNQFTLAVETIINPQENTALEGLYLSSGNYCTQCEAEGFRRITCYPDRPDVLAVFTTIIIGPKDSCPVLLANGNRTAQGELLDGRHFATWHDPFPKPSYLFALVAGDLTCIEDTFTTMSGRDIALHIYVEHRNKEKCGHAMESLKHSMRWDEQTFGREYDLDTYMIVAVDDFNMGAMENKGLNIFNSKYVLARPETATDADYEGIEGVIGHEYFHNWSGNRVTCRDWFQLSLKEGLTVFRDQEFSADMGSRAVKRIHDADIMRSFQFREDGGPMAHPVRPDSYMEINNFYTLTVYNKGAEVIRMLHTLLGREGFRKGMDLYFERHDGQAVTCDDFIQSLQDAQLAENQLDFEQFKLWYSQAGTPTVTISQNYDSANQEYTLTAQQSCPDTPDHNGKNKRPFLLPLCIGLLDSKGQDMELHLHDEGKSNGSNGTLILHREEQQFRFTGMQEKPVLSLNRNFSAPIKVVSDLGEEELAFLMAHDSDPFNRWDAGQQLGLRYLLAGIEDWQQGKELTVPAIFHQAFDRLLCDETTDPAFLASALTLPSETWISQQLSVIEPEAVHVTRQAFRLQLSWQHRDTLYENYYTLGTEEPYRYSAEEAARRALRNCHLAYLLAPETEEPISEELLKIGMEQYREADNMTDALAALRAVVNADRAAGDELLADFYSRWQNDPLVLDKWLTLQATCSLPGTLERVQELMGHPAFSMRNPNKVRALVGGFCSNQYSFHARDGKGYDFLVACITELDPMNPQVAARMVAPLSRWKQYDQERQGLMKAALERIAALPGLSRDVGEIVEKSM
- a CDS encoding COR domain-containing protein → MASNDLEVIEEIEKALRVRLRRYEPKFKHEDITLCPYNYCYVVNEQGEVIALRLRNVNIHLFLTDHPELKEFNIEELINNQTSAPSVLKELQPPPLHRLNLRYKHFFPFLKKLSQLHTLDLSGNNIDDISFLKDLVQLHTLNLCNNNIRDISALKNLKKLQYINLSRNNIEDISVIRNFLFLKELNVENNSIAKLQSWIIELPPKLFFLAKYRFITPKDKINKINVSGNPLTSPPPEIIKQGCEAIRAYFQSLEKEETVRLHEAKILLVGEGMAGKTSLLKRLQGLDFDKKESQTHGINVLSLSSNQLPGFNNDDECRLHFWDFGGQEIMHASHRFFMSNRSLYILVLDSRTDSRKFHWLRHIEKYGGKSPLIVTMNKIDLNPSYNIEQKSINSRFPWINNRFFRISCKNQDGLPELVRSIATAVPNTPLFGMEISKSWLAVRTELEQATGAQNYINRDQFLTICAKHGVDDEISRMTLLKLLNDLGTVLFFENLPLTDIYVLDPHWVTVGVYKIINSERTKDGLLRETDLEFILNEEKIRCDEYDPAREKQFTYTRTELQYLIKIMQEFKLCYLYSESEHLYILPNQLPKEPEQEPELHGENLLRFHMEYDFLPTSLFSRLMVRLKEDIQNRRQQWRYGMFLKNTDHDVQAIIRMEEQNNRIMITIKGGLHSKRQYLSIIRHAIEGLGFQELVPKELVELPGYPGHFADYQNLLGYERKGWDTYCDGILGESFSVSDLLDSVVSKDERNKEGERNMSGEHHHFHFENIGNPNVTVTQNNTQTVNQSIDLLKDAQALFRNLKEDILDEVDDEIEDEKEKKRVARELDKAEKALTEAKEAAAQGKEPDAATKSRLEEFFTSLADKSSRLGKALEFVDQGAQKVQKLARTYNSIAGNIGLPTVPPLLLGKEK